Proteins from one Ricinus communis isolate WT05 ecotype wild-type chromosome 9, ASM1957865v1, whole genome shotgun sequence genomic window:
- the LOC8282931 gene encoding ubiquitin carboxyl-terminal hydrolase 14, translated as MELLRSNLSRVRIPEPTNRIFKHECCISFDTPRSEGGLFIDMNTFLAFGKDCVGWNYEKTGNPVYLHIKQTAKLIPEDRPSKKPTLLAIGIEGGFDNNEPDYEETHSIVILPDYVTFEFPSVELPEKVRLAADAILMAEGAERKEQLAAWTADKKQISSYAMNLQQIDNGVIVPPSGWKCSKCDKKENLWLNLTDGMILCGRKNWDGSGGNNHAIEHYKETGYPLAIKLGTITADLEAADVFSYPEDDSVLDPLLAQHLAFFGIDFSSLQKTEMTTAERELDQNFNFDWNRIQESGQELEPIFGPGYTGLRNLGNSCYMAATMQVVFSTRSFSSRYYANQSLKTAFQMAPADPTLDLNMQLAKLGHGLLSGRYSIPALEKDDNANAVTSTSSKQEGIPPRMFKAVIAASHPEFSSMRQQDALEFFLHFLDQVERANGGKTTLDPSRSFKFGIEERILCSSGMVAYNKRLDYILSLNIPLHEATNKEELAAFQKLKAEGVSKGKDVSSEEIVRPRVPLEACLASFSAPEEIQDFYSTALNAKTTAEKTAGLTSFPEYLVLHMRKFVMEEGWVPKKLDVYIDVPDVIDISHMRSRGLQPGEQLLPEGVSGGEVEANKIVANEDIVFQLRSMGFNHLYCQKAAINTFNTGVEEAMNWLLSHMDDPDIDAPISQEGTEIVDQSKIDTLISFGFQEEIARKALKASDGDIEKATDWIFNNPDASASSDMDATTPSTTSTADDTVLPDGGGRYKLFGIVSHMGTSTQCGHYVAHILKGGKWVIFNDDKVGVSVNPPKDMGYLYFFERLDD; from the exons ATGGAGCTGCTCCGATCCAATTTATCTCGTGTTCGGATTCCAGAACCCACCAATCGCATCTTTAAACATGAATGCTGCATCTCTTTCGACACTCCT AGATCTGAAGGTGGGCTGTTTATTGACATGAACACATTTCTTGCATTTGGGAAGGACTGCGTTGGCTGGAACTATGAGAAGACTGGAAACCCTGTTTATTTGCACATAAAACAAACGGCAAAGCTGATTCCTGAAGATAGACCTTCAAAAAAGCCGACTTTATTGGCTATAG GTATTGAAGGGGGATTTGACAACAATGAACCTGACTATGAAGAAACTCACAGTATAGTAATATTGCCTGATTATGTTACTTTTGAATTTCCTTCTGTTGAGTTGCCAGAGAAG GTAAGATTGGCAGCTGATGCCATCTTAATGGCTGAAGGTGCAGAACGGAAGGAACAGCTTGCTGCTTGGACAGCTGATAAGAAGCAAATTAGTTCATATGCAATGAATTTACAACAGATTGACAATGGtgttattgttcctccatcTGGGTGGAAATGTTCGAAGTGCGATAAAAAAGAGAATCTGTGGTTGAATCTTACTGATGGAATGATCCTTTGTGGACGGAAAAATTGGGATGGAAGTGGCGGCAACAACCATGCTATTGAACACTATAAGGAGACAGGTTACCCTCTTGCTATAAAGCTTGGGACAATTACTGCTGATCTGGAAGCAGCAG ATGTATTTTCTTATCCAGAGGATGATAGTGTTTTGGACCCACTTTTAGCACAACATCTGGCATTTTTTGGTATTGATTTTTCATCGTTACAGAAG aCTGAAATGACAACTGCTGAAAGAGAACTTGACCAGAATTTCAACTTTGATTGGAACCGAATTCAAGAAAGTGGACAGGAATTGGAACCAATTTTTGGACCAGGTTACACAGGACTTCGGAATCTTGGCAACAG TTGCTACATGGCAGCAACAATGCAAGTTGTATTCTCAACAAGATCCTTTTCTTCACG ATACTATGCCAATCAGAGCTTAAAAACAGCATTTCAGATGGCTCCTGCTGATCCAACTTTAGACTTGAATATGCAGTT AGCAAAACTGGGACATGGTTTGCTATCTGGTAGATATTCAATTCCAGCATTGGAG AAAGATGATAATGCAAATGctgtaacctcaacaagctCT AAGCAGGAAGGTATACCCCCTCGGATGTTCAAAGCAGTAATTGCTGCCAGCCATCCTGAATTTTCTTCTATGAGGCAACAG GATGCACTGGAATTCTTCCTACATTTCCTTGACCAAGTTGAACGTGCTAATGGTGGGAAGACTACATTGGATCCTTCAAGGAGTTTCAAATTTGGTATTGAGGAGCGTATCTTGTGTTCATCTGGAATGGTAGCTTATAATAAAAGGCTCGACtatattctttctttgaatATTCCACTACATGAAGCTACTAACAAAG AAGAACTTGCAGCCTTCCAAAAACTGAAAGCAGAAGGGGTTTCAAAAGGGAAAGATGT ATCAAGTGAAGAAATTGTACGCCCACGAGTACCTCTAGAGGCATGTCTAGCTAGCTTTTCAGCTCCGGAGGAGATACAGGATTTTTACAGCACTGCTTTGAATGCTAAGACAACGGCTGAGAA GACTGCTGGTTTAACTTCATTCCCTGAATATCTGGTATTACACATGCGGAAATTTGTTATGGAGGAAGGATGGGTGCCTAAAAAGcttg ATGTCTATATAGATGTTCCTGATGTCATAGATATCAGTCACATGCGAAGCAGGGGCCTTCAACCAGGGGAGCAGTTGTTGCCAGAGGGTG TTTCTGGGGGTGAGGTGGAAGCAAATAAGATTGTGGCTAATGAGGATATTGTCTTCCAGCTTCGCTCGATGGGGTTCAACCATCTTTACTGTCAGAAAGCTGCTATAAATACCTTTAACACTGGAGTAGAAGAGGCAATGAATTGGTTACTTTCTCACATGGATGATCCAG ACATAGATGCTCCTATTTCTCAAGAGGGGACTGAGATCGTTGATCAATCCAAAATTGATACTTTGATCTCATTCGGATTTCAAGAGGAGATTGCTCGAAAAGCACTCAAGGCGTCG GATGGTGACATTGAGAAAGCAACAGATTGGATATTCAACAATCCTGATGCTTCTGCTTCATCTGATATGGATGCCACTACTCCAAGCACCACGTCTACCGCAGATGATACCGTACTTCCTGATGGAGGAGGGA GATACAAGCTTTTCGGAATAGTGAGTCATATGGGAACCTCTACTCAGTGTGGTCATTATGTTGCTCATATCCTTAAAGGTGGGAAATGGGTAATTTTCAATGATGATAAGGTTGGGGTTTCTGTAAACCCGCCGAAGGACATGggatatttgtatttttttgaGAGGCTTGACGACTAG
- the LOC107261771 gene encoding uncharacterized protein LOC107261771, with protein sequence MASENFVQPAIPHFDGHYDHWSMLMENFLRSKEYWHVVESSTTTLDNGAIDRSILETILGKETSKDIWDSMKKKYQGSSIMKCAQLQALRRDFETLQMKDGESITSYFAKTMEIANKMRFHGHKMEDVAVVEKILRSLAPKFDYVVCAIEESKDIDAFSLDELQSSLLVHEQKMNRNSSTEEQVLRAFTFTHSSNFKGRDRGRGRERGNPANISQSNGDGSKHFKVDDQQFQEHNEAETLLMVVQVNEEHNSDKWYMDTGCTNHMCGSKSFFSYLNEGFHSTVSFGDCSTVNVMGKGDIKIRTKNGFIETISNVFYVPDLKSNLLSAGQLQEKCYVITIQHGVCEIYDPCRGVIDVIQMSSNRLFPLKIESIECCLIAEEKSKAFGAFKSFKARMEKETEKTIKTLRTDRGGEYCSKEFDIFCDALGIRRELTIAYTPQQNGVSERKNKTILNMVTSLLTRGKIPKSF encoded by the exons ATGGCTTCAGAAAATTTTGTACAGCCAGCCATTCCACATTTTGATGGTCATTATGACCATTGGAGCATGCTCATGGAGAACTTCTTAAGATCTAAGGAGTATTGGCATGTTGTTGAATCAAGTACAACAACACTTGATAATGGA GCTATTGATCGATCTATCCTTGAAACTATTCTTGGCAAAGAAACCTCTAAGGATATTTGGGATtcaatgaagaaaaaatatcaaGGCTCTTCCATAATGAAGTGTGCACAGCTTCAAGCCTTGAGAAGGGATTTTGAGACTTTGCAAATGAAGGATGGAGAATCTATTACTAGTTATTTTGCAAAGACCATGGAGATAGCCAACAAAATGCGTTTTCATGGTCACAAGATGGAGGATGTTGCTGTTGTTGAGAAAATATTGCGTTCATTAGCACCCAAATTTGATTATGTTGTATGTGCTATTGAGGAGTCCAAAGACATTGATGCATTCTCCCTTGATGAACTCCAGAGTTCCTTATTGGTGCATGAGCAAAAGATGAACAGAAATTCGTCTACGGAGGAGCAAGTTTTGAGGGCTTTTACTTTTACTCATTCCTCAAATTTTAAAGGAAGGGATAGAGGTAGAGGTAGAGAAAGAGGGAATCCAGCCAATATAAGCCAAAGTAATGGAGATGGCAGTAAACATTTTAAAGTAGATGATCAACAATTTCAAG AACATAATGAAGCAGAAACCTTGTTGATGGTTGTTCAAGTCAATGAGGAGCATAACTCAGATAAGTGGTATATGGATACAGGGTGCACCAACCACATGTGTGGAAgtaaatctttcttttcttatttaaatgaAGGATTTCATTCTACTGTGAGTTTTGGTGATTGCTCTACTGTTAATGTAATGGGAAAGGGTGATATTAAAATCAGAACTAAAAATGGTTTTATTGAGACAATTTCCAATGTTTTTTATGTTCCTGACTTGAAAAGTAATTTGTTAAGTGCTGGTCAATTGCAAGAAAAATGTTATGTAATAACTATTCAACATGGTGTTTGTGAGATATATGATCCCTGTAGAGGAGTTATTGATGTTATTCAAATGAGTTCTAACAGATTGTTTCctttgaaaattgaaagtatTGAATGTTGTTTAATAGCTGAA GAGAAATCAAAAGCTTTTGGTGCATTTAAAAGCTTTAAGGCTCGTATGGAGAAGGAAACGGAGAAAACCATTAAAACTCTCCGCACTGATCGTGGTGGAGAATATTGCTCAAAAGAATTTGATATCTTTTGTGATGCACTAGGTATTCGAAGGGAACTTACAATTGCCTAcacaccacaacaaaatggtGTGTCGGAgaggaaaaataaaaccatCCTCAACATGGTGACAAGCTTGCTGACAAGAGGAAAAATTCCTAAGAGTTTCTAG
- the LOC8282930 gene encoding cyclin-D3-3, translating into MAKFSHDPHKPSLHRLRYNPCKPLLLWHERQALEKYSSMESPALSADAFNKVEIRALRQNVAFFLAEFTNIHYLDLFVPYIAMNYFDRFISGNNKLPTFKNKDFNYRWRILALCCLCLAWKMRRQSFRIKRLLQVRTDLGIYGDDILKVEILIVRALNWRLRSITPLCFVQYFWSLVAHPAIKSNAKEIIVQSQGDIRFTQYNPSVIAASAVLVSYYNEPACRQKLIGGNIKLDQRQLEDCTKMMTDMCKEKMIPFVERKFYLGECSKAGGNFESSSVSGDLTANRPEIEELSHRPGKEPIVDNSVDPSQIMEDLLKEAGRAKEATKRAKDLQIIHLELKWMMNVKGNLTLDPSMFPPEPETDQEVKEEKEDKEENEEKPPKRMHSFLKKFACFGKMKAN; encoded by the exons atggcaAAGTTTAGCCACGATCCTCATAAGCCATCACTGCACAGGCTTAGATACAACCCTTGTAAGCCATTACTACTGTGGCATGAGCGGCAAGCACTTGAAAAATACTCTAGCATGGAGTCCCCAGCTCTGAGTGCTGATGCCTTTAACAAAGTAGAGATTAGGGCTCTTAGACAGAATGTTGCATTCTTTCTTGCTGAA TTTACGAACATACACTACCTCGATCTCTTCGTTCCCTATATTGCTATGAACTACTTCGATCGATTCATTTCAGGAAATAATAAACTGCCG ACTTTCAAGAATAAAGATTTTAACTATCGTTGGCGTATCCTGGCACTCTGTTGCCTGTGTCTTGCCTGGAAAATGAGGAGACAATCCTTCAGAATCAAAAGACTTTTG CAAGTGAGAACGGATCTTGGTATCTATGGAGATGATATCCTGAAGGTTGAGATTCTCATTGTCAGAGCACTTAATTGGCGCTTGCGTTCTATAACTCCCCTGTGCTTCGTGCAGTACTTCTGGTCTTTAGTTGCACACCCAGCAATCAAATCAAATGCCAAAGAAATTATAGTTCAATCACAGGGAG aCATACGCTTCACACAATACAATCCCTCAGTTATAGCAGCATCAGCTGTTCTTGTCTCTTACTATAACGAACCTGCCTGCAGGCAAAAGCTTATTGGAGGAAATATCAAATTG GATCAAAGACAACTAGAAGACTGCACCAAGATGATGACTGATATGTGCAAAGAAAAGATGATCCCTTTTGTTGAGAGGAAGTTTTACCTAGGGGAGTGTTCGAAAGCAGGAGGGAATTTTGAATCATCATCTGTATCTGGAGATTTAACAGCAAACAGACCTGAGATAGAAGAGTTATCTCACAGACCTGGCAAGGAGCCAATTGTGGACAATTCTGTAGACCCAAGTCAAATAATGGAAGATTTACTGAAGGAAGCTGGTCGTGCGAAGGAGGCTACAAAGAGAGCAAAAGATCTGCAGATAATACATCTTGAGCTGAAGTGGATGATGAATGTAAAAGGGAACCTGACACTAGATCCCTCTATGTTTCCACCTGAACCTGAAACTGATCaagaagtaaaagaagaaaaagaggataaagaagaaaatgaagaaaaaccACCTAAGAGGATGCACTCTTTTCTGAAGAAGTTTGCCTGCTTTGGAAAGATGAAGGCTAATTAG